A region from the Eublepharis macularius isolate TG4126 chromosome 13, MPM_Emac_v1.0, whole genome shotgun sequence genome encodes:
- the HVCN1 gene encoding voltage-gated hydrogen channel 1 — translation MSAYLKHFTVVGDDPAQWNNDYKKWEEEEMEEEGEGKPAETAVKVDPPPRPPTFREVMRKLFQSHRFQILVVSLVILDAVLVLGELLLDLKIIHPDKHEIAPEVFHYLSLSILTLFLVEVSFKLFTYRLEFFHHKFEVLDAIVVIISFILDIVVLFLKHDFEAFGLLILLRLWRVARIINGIILSVKTRSEQQVSKLKQANLQLTTKVQQLESSCAEKEVEIERLNMLLKQHGLIGEPR, via the exons ATGTCTGCGTATCTGAAGCATTTCACGGTGGTGGGTGACGATCCCGCCCAGTGGAACAATGACTACAAGAAGTGggaggaagaagagatggagGAAGAAGGCGAAGGGAAGCCGGCTGAAACTGCTGTCAAGGTGGATCCTCCACCCAGGCCTCCCACTTTTCGGGAGGTGATGAGAAAGCTGTTCCAGTCGCACAGATTTCAG ATCCTGGTGGTCTCTTTAGTTATCCTGGATGCCGTGCTGGTACTCGGGGAGCTGCTTTTGGACTTGAAAATAATCCATCCAGACAAACATGAGATTGCACCCGAG GTGTTTCACTACCTGAGCCTTTCCATTCTGACCCTCTTTCTGGTGGAGGTGAGCTTCAAACTCTTCACCTACCGCCTGGAATTCTTCCACCATAAGTTTGAGGTCCTGGACGCCATTGTGGTCATCATCTCGTTCATTCTTGACATCGTTGTCTTGTTCCTGAAGCACGATTTTGAAGCATTCGGGCTACTGATCCTGCTCAGGTTGTGGCGAGTGGCCAGAATTATCAACG GAATCATCTTGTCGGTGAAGACGCGATCTGAGCAGCAGGTGTCCAAGCTGAAGCAAGCAAACCTGCAGCTCACCACAAAGGTCCAACAGCTGGAGAGCAGCTGTGCAGAGAAG GAGGTGGAAATTGAGAGGCTCAACATGCTACTGAAGCAACACGGCCTCATTGGGGAGCCCCGGTAG